The sequence GACGGTAGACGTAATCAAGCGGATGTCGAGTTTATCGGCCGTCGATAAAGAGAAAGTGTTGGGCGGTAACGCGATGAAGATGTTTAAGCTGAATTGATGGTCATCGTCACTGCCGGAACACACCGTGTTAGCGCGTTACGATCAACAGGCATTGCTAGTTTATCTCTACCTGGCCGCGTGTCACACTTGCGCCATTCTCGTCTGATCGGAGCTTTTCCGTGCCCTCGAATATTTTAAGAATCGACTGTCCCGACGAGCCGGGACTCGTCCACAAAATCACCGGCGTGCTCTTCAACGCCGGTTACAACATTCTTAGCAATCAAGAGTTCGTCGATTTGGAAGGCAAGCGTTTCTTCATGCGCACGGCGTTTGAAGGGCCGGCGGTGCCGAACACCGTGGTCTCCTACCTAGAGCAGATGTTGCCGAAAGACTCCGTGGTGAAATTAGTCTCGGCGGAGCGCCAGCCGATTGTGATTCTGGCGACAACCGAGGCCCATTGCTTGGGCGATCTATTGATTCGCCACTATTCCGGCGAGTTGCCGGCTGAGATCAAAGCAGTGGTGGCCAATCATGAAACGCTCGGCTCATTGGTGAAATCCTTCGGCATTCCGTTTCACTGCGTCAGCCACAAAGATTTAGAGCGCACCGAACATGAGAAGCGGGTCATGGACGCGATCGATTCCCACGGGCCGGAATATCTTGTGCTCGCCAAGTACATGCGCATACTGACGCCGGCGTTTGTCTCGCACTATCGCAATCGGGTAATCAACATTCACCATTCCTTCCTGCCGGCGTTCATCGGCGCTAAGCCCTATCAT is a genomic window of Deltaproteobacteria bacterium containing:
- the purU gene encoding formyltetrahydrofolate deformylase is translated as MPSNILRIDCPDEPGLVHKITGVLFNAGYNILSNQEFVDLEGKRFFMRTAFEGPAVPNTVVSYLEQMLPKDSVVKLVSAERQPIVILATTEAHCLGDLLIRHYSGELPAEIKAVVANHETLGSLVKSFGIPFHCVSHKDLERTEHEKRVMDAIDSHGPEYLVLAKYMRILTPAFVSHYRNRVINIHHSFLPAFIGAKPYHQAYDRGVKIIGATAHIVTDDLDTGPIIAQSTIPVNHTYTAAAMVQAGRDAEKITLAKAVKLILEERVFLHGNRSVVFE